Proteins encoded by one window of Bos javanicus breed banteng chromosome 22, ARS-OSU_banteng_1.0, whole genome shotgun sequence:
- the RHOA gene encoding transforming protein RhoA, which produces MAAIRKKLVIVGDGACGKTCLLIVFSKDQFPEVYVPTVFENYVADIEVDGKQVELALWDTAGQEDYDRLRPLSYPDTDVILMCFSIDSPDSLENIPEKWTPEVKHFCPNVPIILVGNKKDLRNDEHTRRELAKMKQEPVKPEEGRDMANRIGAFGYMECSAKTKDGVREVFEMATRAALQARRGKKKSGCLVL; this is translated from the exons aTGGCTGCCATCCGGAAGAAACTGGTGATTGTTGGAGATGGAGCCTGTGGCAAGACTTGCTTGCTCATTGTCTTTAGCAAGGACCAGTTCCCAGAGGTGTATGTCCCTACGGTGTTTGAGAACTATGTGGCAGATATTGAAGTGGATGGAAAGCAG GTAGAGTTGGCTTTATGGGACACAGCTGGGCAGGAAGATTATGATCGCTTGAGGCCTCTCTCCTACCCGGATACCGACGTTATACTGATGTGTTTCTCCATTGATAGCCCTGATAGTTTAG AAAACATACCAGAAAAATGGACTCCGGAAGTCAAGCATTTCTGTCCCAACGTGCCCATCATCCTGGTTGGGAACAAGAAGGATCTTCGAAACGACGAGCACACAAGGCGGGAGCTGGCCAAGATGAAGCAg GAGCCAGTAAAACCCGAAGAAGGCAGAGATATGGCAAACAGGATTGGTGCTTTTGGGTACATGGAGTGTTCAGCAAAGACCAAAGATGGAGTGAGGGAGGTTTTTGAAATGGCCACGAGAGCTGCTCTGCAAGCCAGACGTGGGAAGAAAAAATCTGGGTGCCTTGTCTTGTGA